ttagagtgttttctatcaCATTTGGTCTATATCCTCAGATGGTCATGTTGACACCCGTTCCTCTGATCATCGTAAACAATTCAGTAATTAGTGTAGAATAttagatatttataaacaaagtttgATGTCATCTTTTTCGACATCTCCGAAGAGTATGTTATATCAACACCTTGTGgataatttttgtttgcaaactTATCTTAGGAGACCGATTAATtatacttcaaaaaaatttataagtatttttcGAACTTCATCACactctttaaatattgaaaaaggtCGACACAACAAGGTGCCaagaaatgaaagattttgcaatcattgtaataaaaaagatttagaagatGAGTTCCACTTTATACTCATATGTCctttttacactgaattacgaaagaaatatataaagagtttttattacaaaaaaccaagtgtttttaattaacttttaagtgttaacaatacaaaggaactcaataatttatgaaaatatttatctagCGCTTCCAAAATGAGAGCGCAGCATTGTAATAATACCACAGTTTAAGCTTCTTATACATTTATGTTGatatgtacatgattatatTGTCTTAATATGTCCACTCACTTACTGCACATTgcacatttgtatataattttatatgtattataatttgtattccgatgagttgtaaagctcaaggataataaattgaattgaaaagttATAGTACGAATAATATGTagttgtatatttcatttttacactGCGAGTGTCTGATGACCTTGTTGACACTTGTTGTTCCTTTAATCACCGTAAATTAATTAACCGCTAATTACAGAATAGGAAAATCATAACAAGTTTTAACATGCAGGattgaactaaaaaaaattgcacgaCGCTTTTTGTTTCATTGATACACGTGCATGTATATTAATCATACGATGTTACTgaacaaaatgaacaaaataaccATTTGCAACAATAGAATCCAAAAGAATATCATAACAATTGtcagaatgaatttaatttcaggCAATTGttagataattttaaatttttatacaggtaaATTTTGTTATTGGGTTGTGTTAGTCATAAAACTTGAAATCTAACGTAACAAAAATACTCAGAGTAAATCAAAAGAGTTAAACAAAAAAGTCGGGTATACAGACACAAGAAATAACATTCATCGTTTTATTGTCACAGTTTCCAACATGGCGATAGCCAGGAGCGTGAAAGTGGAGATACCGACAAACGAAGCGGAAGAAGACGAACCGAGCACACTGATGGGAAAATGGCGGAAACACTACGAGGAGAAGAAGCGGGAGGGCCACCAGTCGCGGAGGATGCTGTACCTGTGCTGGGCATTGTGGGTATTCCAGACGCCTACACAGCCGTACATGGCGTTCGCTCACATCATTCCATACATCATGTATGAGTTCACGGACTGGACTCAATATTATGTCAAGGTCATCTACATATTTTGTGTGATTCAGACGCTAGGCAATCTGGTGTGTGTCACGCTATACAGTACACGCTATGTGAAGACACGAGACAGGCCCGAGGCCCAGGAAGTGAGGGAGCGATGGGAGAACGCCCCCGATCAGTTCGGTTTGCCAATGGCGGAAGTTCCCAACGGGCACCTGCCGGATAATGGCGGAATTCCGTGGTCTTACTGTGATAAGTGTGATATGATGAAACCGCCGAGAGCACATCATTGCAAGGTTTGTAAAGCCTGCATACTGAAGAGGGACCATCATTGTTTTGTTATTGGGACCTGTGTGGGTCATTATAATCAGCGGTATTTTGTGGTTTTGACGTTTTACGCAATCATTGTGGGATTTGGCGGCGTTGTGTTGACTGCCTGCTATCTGAGCATGTTATACTGGCCGGAAGCTGTGTGGACGGACTTCCTACTTCCTGTTGCTATATATAGAGGGCTATTTGGGGCGATGAAAGGTTACATCGCAATTATGATTGTCCATCTTTACACTGCGTCGTTTATAGGACTCTTTGGACTGTTATATTTTACATCTCAGCTAATAATAGTAACAAAAGGCGTGACGTTATATGAACTCGCCAAAAACGTACCAATCAGGAACAACAAATCAACCAATGCCAACTTTGTGGAGGTGTTCGGGAACTTCTGGTTCTTAAACTTCATCTTCCCGATGACGATTATGTTCCCCCTGGAAAATGACGGCACCACGTGGAAGGGCATTAAACTGGATCACAACAGTAACTATCAGGGCTCTGACGTAGAATAGAAGGCATAGTGTAAAATCTGGTCGTCTAAAACATGAACGCCATTAACGTGTATAAAGTGCACGTCATTTTATCAGTTAGGAATGCAAGAATCAAAATACGACAGATTTTCCATGTATGCGATGGATGAGCTCAAACTTATGTGTTCAATTTGTAAGATGTTGTAGAAAGTTGTAAGATGTTGGAAGAAGTTGAGTTCGATGCAAGACTTGTTGACGCTCATTATAAACTTTATGGTTGAATAGCATGATATAACATGAAACAATAAAACGCTGATACATTTACCAATATATATCTTCCATGCTGTGTTTGTGTTTATTGTGTAGCTATTTCAAGTCAATTTTAGGAGGGCCTTTAATAAATTTACCCTATTGAGTATTGATAAGAAGATGTCTGCAACTACATTCAGCTTGGGGAATTGGCTAATGCCTAGGCAAGCTTCTTTATTTAAGCAATTAGAAACAGAacagttatttttttctgaattcaCGCATCATATACGATGTCTTTCACTTAAATGGATAGAACAGTCACTTGTTTCTTGTCTTGATTTGGAAATACTTACAAAAACTACCGGTTCCTGTAGACAGAATCTATgggaaagaaataaaaagtaacTCGCATGGGAGTGGTTTGAGGTGTTGCAACGTGCTGGTACGCATTTTATTAACTGCACGCGTGTTAGTAAAGAATAAATGACACATAATGAAgattatcaatttatataattgtactttaattttcactgaaatatagacatttccatataaaaaaatctctaaTGAAGAATATTAAAATTGGATCCAATAACTGACATTTCAGTGATATTAATTACCTATTAATCAAACCTTTTTGTGTCAACACCATAACAGAGAACAGGGATTGTATCAATAGGATTTCTTACATTAACAGTTCAACACTTTTTAATTATCAAGTTTTGTGTATAACAATGCTACAGTTTTTCCGACGACCCGCAGTCATTGATTGGCTGATCTGAGTGGTCGGTGACAGAGAGTGGTCAGTGAGGGTGGCTCCTTACTCCCCGTTGACCATGTCCTCCCGCATGGTGTTGGTGTAAGTGAACGGGTTCTTCTTGTTGAGATAGTTCTCCGACTTGATGAGGGCCTCAGGAATCGTCAGGTTGGTCTTGGTAGCAGATATGCAGCACTTGCTGCGGTCGATGCAGGCCTGCATCAGGTCGTAGTTAATGCGATCAGACACCACCGAGTCCTGTTTGTAGTCCGGGTGGTGCAGCACAAATCTCCTCATCCACCGGGCAGTGGTCTCCGACTTACCTACCAATGAAATCAAGGGAATCAAATTACTAGTatatagaccaatccacacctAACAAATGGCTgttgtaaaatttttttttttagactgtTGTTTAGAGATTTGTAACTCTGTTATTTGACTGTTCTTTCGCCTGAGGATGGAGCAACCTACACATGGAaggattaaattaaattttaaaaagatttcacAATAGGATTCCCTAATATTTGGTAGCACGAAAAAGGGAAGg
This genomic window from Magallana gigas chromosome 5, xbMagGiga1.1, whole genome shotgun sequence contains:
- the LOC105337377 gene encoding probable palmitoyltransferase ZDHHC24, whose product is MAIARSVKVEIPTNEAEEDEPSTLMGKWRKHYEEKKREGHQSRRMLYLCWALWVFQTPTQPYMAFAHIIPYIMYEFTDWTQYYVKVIYIFCVIQTLGNLVCVTLYSTRYVKTRDRPEAQEVRERWENAPDQFGLPMAEVPNGHLPDNGGIPWSYCDKCDMMKPPRAHHCKVCKACILKRDHHCFVIGTCVGHYNQRYFVVLTFYAIIVGFGGVVLTACYLSMLYWPEAVWTDFLLPVAIYRGLFGAMKGYIAIMIVHLYTASFIGLFGLLYFTSQLIIVTKGVTLYELAKNVPIRNNKSTNANFVEVFGNFWFLNFIFPMTIMFPLENDGTTWKGIKLDHNSNYQGSDVE